The Oryzias latipes chromosome 1, ASM223467v1 genome contains a region encoding:
- the LOC105358244 gene encoding B-cell receptor CD22-like isoform X3, translated as MSLTAALRGFVVVLCWFAGIHSQTWGVEYASKHICAFKGSTVEISCTYTYPPRISYKKTVVQREFWYAKLKDKNPLDLREDPDYAGRVTYRCSEQSCSLRISGLRLNDFAEYKFRFETNQPDGSFTGKPGVSLTVTDLQVLSQRKRECQSYPCALFELTCHSSCVLPHSSYVWYINGEIITAGSQQKYSTYLYAADSVSCAVRGHESFHSPAVCPRVQVIRSGLELVCHSSCFPRHHLSFVWFMNGQEVQGETSDYYRKPVSPEASYSCSYQGHRSPEVYAPKSVSVSMSLTEIMEGSSVTLTCSCDANPPAKFRWYKNNQTLLLEDQSLILRSVQRSDSRKFHCVAENELGELASDQVFINVEYPPETSSVSVSPSAEVLEGSSVTLTCSSDANPAAKYTWFKDNRTLLSEDKVHFSSIRSEHSGNYSCKSENKHGQSSSTPLLLDVQYPPRIPSKDEDSPKASGPNWTISDFRAEHSGFYYCEAENRRGSLNSSLHLIETETGSWKSAATAKTTFAVLLFVFIPAFLWIRKNRRVTEQQEKRAANRTQLNTSPDINSPSAETEAAEEQLELHYSSIHLSENQEECLYPNIRRNPKPRQRPEDNSVEYSAVGFKKSAEAKKTTEAEHSEDFAFYSTVNKVSS; from the exons atgagtctgactgcagccctgagaggatttgttgttgttctttgctGGTTTGCAG GGATTCATAGTCAAACATGGGGAGTGGAATACGCCTCCAAACACATCTGTGCCTTTAAAGGATCCACAGTGGAAATATCCTGCACCTACACATACCCACCCAGGATAAGTTACAAGAAAACTGTTGTTCAGAGAGAATTCTGGTATGCTAAACTGAAGGACAAAAACCCACTGGACCTGAGAGAAGATCCTGACTATGCAGGCAGAGTCACATATCGCTGTTCTGAACAGAGCTGCTCACTGAGGATCAGTGGTCTGAGACTGAATGACTTTGCTGAGTACAAGTTCAGGTTTGAGACAAACCAACCTGATGGGAGTTTCACCGGTAAACCAGGAGTCTCTCTGACTGTAACAG atctccaagtgCTGAGTCAAAGAAAGAGGGAGTGCCAGAGTTATCCATGTGCATTGTTTGAGCTAACATGCCACAGCAGTTGTGTTCTTCCTCATTCTTCCTACGTGTGGTACATAAATGGTGAAATAATAACGGCTGGATCACAACAAAAGTACTCAACCTACCTTTACGCTGCAGACAGTGTTTCCTGTGCTGTAAGAGGACACGAGTCTTTCCACTCTCCTGCTGTGT GTCCTCGTGTGCAGGTGATCCGGTCTGGACTGGAGCTGGTTTGTcacagcagctgttttcctCGGCATCACCTTTCCTTTGTGTGGTTCATGAATGGACAGGAAGTTCAGGGAGAAACTTCTGATTATTACAGAAAACCTGTTTCTCCTGAAGCCTCCTACTCCTGTTCTTACCAGGGTCACCGCTCACCTGAAGTCT ATGCTCCAAAGTCCGTTTCTGTATCCATGAGTCTGACTGAGATTATGGAGGGCAGTTCAGTGACTCTGACCTGCAGCTGTGATGCTAATCCACCAGCTAAATTCAGATGgtacaaaaacaaccaaactctGCTCCTTGAGGATCAAAGTCTGATCCTCAGGTCCGTCCAGCGTTCTGACTCCAGAAAATTCCACTGTGTAGCTGAGAATGAACTTGGGGAATTAGCATCTGACCAAGTCTTCATAAATGTGGAAT ATCctccagaaacctcctctgtGTCAGTGAGTCCCTCTGCTGAGGTCCTGGAGGGCAGTTCAGTGACTCTGACCTGCAGCAGTGATGCTAACCCAGCAGCTAAATACACCTGGTTCAAAGACAACAGAACTCTGCTTTCAGAAGACAAagttcatttctcctccatcaggTCTGAACACTCAGGAAATTACAGCTGCAAGTCTGAGAACAAACATGGACAAAGCAGCTCGACTCCTCTGCTCCTGGATGTTCAGT ATCCTCCCAGGATTCCCTCA AAGGATGAAGACTCACCAAAAGCATCTGGACCAAACTGGACCATCAGTGATTTCAGAGCTGAACACAGCGGCTTTTATTACTGTGAAGCAGAGAACAGAAGAGGAAGTCTGAACTCCAGTTTACATCTGATTGAAACAGAAACAG GTTCATGGAAATCAGCAGCAACTGCAAAGACcacatttgctgttttgttgtttgtctttatCCCCGCCTTTCTTTGGATCAG aaaaaacagGCGTgtcacagagcagcaggagaagagaGCTGCCAACAGAACTCAG CTCAACACGAGTCCAGACATCAACAGTCCatctgcagaaacagaagcagcagaagagcAGCTTGAGCTTCATTACAGCAGCATCCACCTCTCTGAGAACCAGGAGGAATGTCTGTACCCCAACATCAGGAGAAATCCCAAACCCAGACAGAGACCAGAGGACAACTCTGTTGAATACTCTGCAGTTGGATTCAAGAAATCTGCTGAAGCTAAAAA AACAACAGAAGCTGAACATTCAGAGGATTTTGCTTTTTACAGCACCGTCAACAAAGTCTCATCCTGA
- the LOC105358244 gene encoding B-cell receptor CD22-like isoform X2, with protein sequence MSLTAALRGFVVVLCWFAGIHSQTWGVEYASKHICAFKGSTVEISCTYTYPPRISYKKTVVQREFWYAKLKDKNPLDLREDPDYAGRVTYRCSEQSCSLRISGLRLNDFAEYKFRFETNQPDGSFTGKPGVSLTVTDLQVLSQRKRECQSYPCALFELTCHSSCVLPHSSYVWYINGEIITAGSQQKYSTYLYAADSVSCAVRGHESFHSPAVCPRVQVIRSGLELVCHSSCFPRHHLSFVWFMNGQEVQGETSDYYRKPVSPEASYSCSYQGHRSPEVYAPKSVSVSMSLTEIMEGSSVTLTCSCDANPPAKFRWYKNNQTLLLEDQSLILRSVQRSDSRKFHCVAENELGELASDQVFINVEYPPETSSVSVSPSAEVLEGSSVTLTCSSDANPAAKYTWFKDNRTLLSEDKVHFSSIRSEHSGNYSCKSENKHGQSSSTPLLLDVQYPPRIPSVSKDEDSPKASGPNWTISDFRAEHSGFYYCEAENRRGSLNSSLHLIETETGSWKSAATAKTTFAVLLFVFIPAFLWIRKNRRVTEQQEKRAANRTQLNTSPDINSPSAETEAAEEQLELHYSSIHLSENQEECLYPNIRRNPKPRQRPEDNSVEYSAVGFKKSAEAKKTTEAEHSEDFAFYSTVNKVSS encoded by the exons atgagtctgactgcagccctgagaggatttgttgttgttctttgctGGTTTGCAG GGATTCATAGTCAAACATGGGGAGTGGAATACGCCTCCAAACACATCTGTGCCTTTAAAGGATCCACAGTGGAAATATCCTGCACCTACACATACCCACCCAGGATAAGTTACAAGAAAACTGTTGTTCAGAGAGAATTCTGGTATGCTAAACTGAAGGACAAAAACCCACTGGACCTGAGAGAAGATCCTGACTATGCAGGCAGAGTCACATATCGCTGTTCTGAACAGAGCTGCTCACTGAGGATCAGTGGTCTGAGACTGAATGACTTTGCTGAGTACAAGTTCAGGTTTGAGACAAACCAACCTGATGGGAGTTTCACCGGTAAACCAGGAGTCTCTCTGACTGTAACAG atctccaagtgCTGAGTCAAAGAAAGAGGGAGTGCCAGAGTTATCCATGTGCATTGTTTGAGCTAACATGCCACAGCAGTTGTGTTCTTCCTCATTCTTCCTACGTGTGGTACATAAATGGTGAAATAATAACGGCTGGATCACAACAAAAGTACTCAACCTACCTTTACGCTGCAGACAGTGTTTCCTGTGCTGTAAGAGGACACGAGTCTTTCCACTCTCCTGCTGTGT GTCCTCGTGTGCAGGTGATCCGGTCTGGACTGGAGCTGGTTTGTcacagcagctgttttcctCGGCATCACCTTTCCTTTGTGTGGTTCATGAATGGACAGGAAGTTCAGGGAGAAACTTCTGATTATTACAGAAAACCTGTTTCTCCTGAAGCCTCCTACTCCTGTTCTTACCAGGGTCACCGCTCACCTGAAGTCT ATGCTCCAAAGTCCGTTTCTGTATCCATGAGTCTGACTGAGATTATGGAGGGCAGTTCAGTGACTCTGACCTGCAGCTGTGATGCTAATCCACCAGCTAAATTCAGATGgtacaaaaacaaccaaactctGCTCCTTGAGGATCAAAGTCTGATCCTCAGGTCCGTCCAGCGTTCTGACTCCAGAAAATTCCACTGTGTAGCTGAGAATGAACTTGGGGAATTAGCATCTGACCAAGTCTTCATAAATGTGGAAT ATCctccagaaacctcctctgtGTCAGTGAGTCCCTCTGCTGAGGTCCTGGAGGGCAGTTCAGTGACTCTGACCTGCAGCAGTGATGCTAACCCAGCAGCTAAATACACCTGGTTCAAAGACAACAGAACTCTGCTTTCAGAAGACAAagttcatttctcctccatcaggTCTGAACACTCAGGAAATTACAGCTGCAAGTCTGAGAACAAACATGGACAAAGCAGCTCGACTCCTCTGCTCCTGGATGTTCAGT ATCCTCCCAGGATTCCCTCAGTGTCA AAGGATGAAGACTCACCAAAAGCATCTGGACCAAACTGGACCATCAGTGATTTCAGAGCTGAACACAGCGGCTTTTATTACTGTGAAGCAGAGAACAGAAGAGGAAGTCTGAACTCCAGTTTACATCTGATTGAAACAGAAACAG GTTCATGGAAATCAGCAGCAACTGCAAAGACcacatttgctgttttgttgtttgtctttatCCCCGCCTTTCTTTGGATCAG aaaaaacagGCGTgtcacagagcagcaggagaagagaGCTGCCAACAGAACTCAG CTCAACACGAGTCCAGACATCAACAGTCCatctgcagaaacagaagcagcagaagagcAGCTTGAGCTTCATTACAGCAGCATCCACCTCTCTGAGAACCAGGAGGAATGTCTGTACCCCAACATCAGGAGAAATCCCAAACCCAGACAGAGACCAGAGGACAACTCTGTTGAATACTCTGCAGTTGGATTCAAGAAATCTGCTGAAGCTAAAAA AACAACAGAAGCTGAACATTCAGAGGATTTTGCTTTTTACAGCACCGTCAACAAAGTCTCATCCTGA
- the LOC105358244 gene encoding B-cell receptor CD22-like isoform X1 — protein MSLTAALRGFVVVLCWFAGIHSQTWGVEYASKHICAFKGSTVEISCTYTYPPRISYKKTVVQREFWYAKLKDKNPLDLREDPDYAGRVTYRCSEQSCSLRISGLRLNDFAEYKFRFETNQPDGSFTGKPGVSLTVTDLQVLSQRKRECQSYPCALFELTCHSSCVLPHSSYVWYINGEIITAGSQQKYSTYLYAADSVSCAVRGHESFHSPAVCPRVQVIRSGLELVCHSSCFPRHHLSFVWFMNGQEVQGETSDYYRKPVSPEASYSCSYQGHRSPEVYAPKSVSVSMSLTEIMEGSSVTLTCSCDANPPAKFRWYKNNQTLLLEDQSLILRSVQRSDSRKFHCVAENELGELASDQVFINVEYPPETSSVSVSPSAEVLEGSSVTLTCSSDANPAAKYTWFKDNRTLLSEDKVHFSSIRSEHSGNYSCKSENKHGQSSSTPLLLDVQYPPRIPSVSVSVFGKISKGSSVTLTCSSDANPAANFSWYKKDEDSPKASGPNWTISDFRAEHSGFYYCEAENRRGSLNSSLHLIETETGSWKSAATAKTTFAVLLFVFIPAFLWIRKNRRVTEQQEKRAANRTQLNTSPDINSPSAETEAAEEQLELHYSSIHLSENQEECLYPNIRRNPKPRQRPEDNSVEYSAVGFKKSAEAKKTTEAEHSEDFAFYSTVNKVSS, from the exons atgagtctgactgcagccctgagaggatttgttgttgttctttgctGGTTTGCAG GGATTCATAGTCAAACATGGGGAGTGGAATACGCCTCCAAACACATCTGTGCCTTTAAAGGATCCACAGTGGAAATATCCTGCACCTACACATACCCACCCAGGATAAGTTACAAGAAAACTGTTGTTCAGAGAGAATTCTGGTATGCTAAACTGAAGGACAAAAACCCACTGGACCTGAGAGAAGATCCTGACTATGCAGGCAGAGTCACATATCGCTGTTCTGAACAGAGCTGCTCACTGAGGATCAGTGGTCTGAGACTGAATGACTTTGCTGAGTACAAGTTCAGGTTTGAGACAAACCAACCTGATGGGAGTTTCACCGGTAAACCAGGAGTCTCTCTGACTGTAACAG atctccaagtgCTGAGTCAAAGAAAGAGGGAGTGCCAGAGTTATCCATGTGCATTGTTTGAGCTAACATGCCACAGCAGTTGTGTTCTTCCTCATTCTTCCTACGTGTGGTACATAAATGGTGAAATAATAACGGCTGGATCACAACAAAAGTACTCAACCTACCTTTACGCTGCAGACAGTGTTTCCTGTGCTGTAAGAGGACACGAGTCTTTCCACTCTCCTGCTGTGT GTCCTCGTGTGCAGGTGATCCGGTCTGGACTGGAGCTGGTTTGTcacagcagctgttttcctCGGCATCACCTTTCCTTTGTGTGGTTCATGAATGGACAGGAAGTTCAGGGAGAAACTTCTGATTATTACAGAAAACCTGTTTCTCCTGAAGCCTCCTACTCCTGTTCTTACCAGGGTCACCGCTCACCTGAAGTCT ATGCTCCAAAGTCCGTTTCTGTATCCATGAGTCTGACTGAGATTATGGAGGGCAGTTCAGTGACTCTGACCTGCAGCTGTGATGCTAATCCACCAGCTAAATTCAGATGgtacaaaaacaaccaaactctGCTCCTTGAGGATCAAAGTCTGATCCTCAGGTCCGTCCAGCGTTCTGACTCCAGAAAATTCCACTGTGTAGCTGAGAATGAACTTGGGGAATTAGCATCTGACCAAGTCTTCATAAATGTGGAAT ATCctccagaaacctcctctgtGTCAGTGAGTCCCTCTGCTGAGGTCCTGGAGGGCAGTTCAGTGACTCTGACCTGCAGCAGTGATGCTAACCCAGCAGCTAAATACACCTGGTTCAAAGACAACAGAACTCTGCTTTCAGAAGACAAagttcatttctcctccatcaggTCTGAACACTCAGGAAATTACAGCTGCAAGTCTGAGAACAAACATGGACAAAGCAGCTCGACTCCTCTGCTCCTGGATGTTCAGT ATCCTCCCAGGATTCCCTCAGTGTCAGTGAGTGTCTTTGGTAAAATCTCTAAGGGCAGTTCAGTGACTCTGACCTGCAGCAGTGATGCTAACCCAGCAGCTAACTTCTCCTGGTACAAGAAGGATGAAGACTCACCAAAAGCATCTGGACCAAACTGGACCATCAGTGATTTCAGAGCTGAACACAGCGGCTTTTATTACTGTGAAGCAGAGAACAGAAGAGGAAGTCTGAACTCCAGTTTACATCTGATTGAAACAGAAACAG GTTCATGGAAATCAGCAGCAACTGCAAAGACcacatttgctgttttgttgtttgtctttatCCCCGCCTTTCTTTGGATCAG aaaaaacagGCGTgtcacagagcagcaggagaagagaGCTGCCAACAGAACTCAG CTCAACACGAGTCCAGACATCAACAGTCCatctgcagaaacagaagcagcagaagagcAGCTTGAGCTTCATTACAGCAGCATCCACCTCTCTGAGAACCAGGAGGAATGTCTGTACCCCAACATCAGGAGAAATCCCAAACCCAGACAGAGACCAGAGGACAACTCTGTTGAATACTCTGCAGTTGGATTCAAGAAATCTGCTGAAGCTAAAAA AACAACAGAAGCTGAACATTCAGAGGATTTTGCTTTTTACAGCACCGTCAACAAAGTCTCATCCTGA